A genomic region of Vitreoscilla filiformis contains the following coding sequences:
- a CDS encoding aromatic ring-hydroxylating oxygenase subunit alpha, whose translation MSDLSIKLEALERSRSQLSVSTYFDEDLFRKEQEIIFQHGPRYLAHELSVPNLGDYYALPQEGEGRALVRTRNGVELVSNVCRHRQAVMLKGRGNTHNSIVCPLHRWTYDLQGQLIGAPHFDHDPCLHLNNYKVRTWNGMVFEDNGRDIAADLANLGPRADLDFSGYVLGHVEMHECNYNWKTFVEVYLEDYHVGPFHPGLGNFVTCDDLTWEFGKHHSVQTVGVLDGLNKVGSPVYQRWRDQVLKAHDGQPPKQGAIWLTYYPNITIEWYPKVLTVSTLYPISVNKTLNVVEFFYPEEIAAFEPEFCEAQRAAYMETCIEDDEIGDRMDAGRKALFQRGDDEIGPYQSPMEDGMKHFHEWYRRVMGMGRASW comes from the coding sequence ATGTCGGACCTGAGCATCAAGCTGGAAGCTCTGGAGCGCTCGCGCTCTCAACTCTCTGTTTCAACCTACTTCGATGAAGACCTGTTCCGCAAAGAACAGGAAATCATCTTTCAGCACGGGCCGCGCTATCTGGCGCATGAGCTGTCCGTGCCCAACCTCGGTGACTACTATGCCCTGCCCCAAGAAGGGGAAGGCCGCGCCTTGGTGCGCACCCGCAATGGCGTGGAACTGGTTTCGAACGTCTGCCGCCACCGTCAGGCGGTGATGCTCAAAGGGCGTGGCAACACGCACAACAGCATCGTCTGCCCGCTGCACCGCTGGACCTACGATCTGCAAGGCCAACTCATCGGCGCCCCGCACTTCGACCACGACCCCTGCCTGCACCTCAACAACTACAAAGTGCGCACCTGGAACGGCATGGTGTTCGAGGACAACGGCCGCGACATCGCCGCTGACCTCGCCAACCTGGGGCCGCGTGCCGATCTCGATTTTTCCGGCTACGTGCTGGGCCACGTCGAGATGCACGAGTGCAACTACAACTGGAAGACCTTCGTCGAGGTCTATCTGGAGGATTACCACGTCGGCCCGTTCCACCCCGGCTTGGGTAACTTCGTCACCTGCGACGATTTGACCTGGGAATTCGGCAAACACCACTCGGTGCAAACCGTGGGCGTGCTCGATGGCTTGAACAAAGTCGGCTCGCCGGTGTACCAGCGCTGGCGCGATCAGGTGCTGAAAGCGCACGACGGCCAGCCGCCCAAACAAGGCGCCATCTGGCTGACCTACTACCCGAACATCACCATCGAGTGGTATCCGAAGGTGTTGACGGTCTCGACGCTGTACCCGATCAGCGTGAACAAAACGCTCAACGTGGTGGAGTTTTTCTACCCCGAGGAGATCGCCGCGTTTGAGCCGGAATTCTGCGAGGCGCAACGTGCCGCCTACATGGAAACCTGCATCGAAGACGACGAGATCGGCGATCGCATGGACGCTGGCCGCAAAGCCCTGTTCCAGCGCGGTGACGACGAAATCGGCCCCTACCAAAGCCCGATGGAAGACGGCATGAAGCACTTCCATGAGTGGTATCGCCGCGTGATGGGGATGGGCCGCGCCTCTTGGTGA
- a CDS encoding polyprenyl synthetase family protein — MSASFAITAPLPAAASFADWSAAGLHTVERALEAWVPADAPAGLGAAMRYAVLDGGKRLRPLLVLAAAQAVGGAHAAALRAAVAVELIHAYSLVHDDMPCMDNDLLRRGKPTVHVQFGEAQALLAGDAMQALAFEILTPDDEPALPPALQARLVQLLARASGQQGMAGGQAIDLASVGKALDEATLRDMHRRKTGALLQASVLMGAACGATQAGAWDALSEYGAALGLAFQVVDDILDVTQASEVLGKTAGKDQDANKPTYVTMLGLDAARQYANDLHSQALSALTRAGLTAPLLVSLADRLVIRQS; from the coding sequence ATGAGTGCCTCTTTCGCCATCACCGCGCCGCTGCCGGCCGCCGCTTCGTTCGCTGATTGGTCCGCCGCCGGGCTGCACACCGTCGAGCGCGCCCTCGAAGCTTGGGTGCCCGCCGACGCCCCCGCCGGCCTCGGCGCCGCCATGCGTTATGCCGTGCTGGACGGCGGCAAACGCCTGCGCCCGCTGTTGGTGTTGGCCGCCGCCCAGGCCGTGGGCGGCGCACACGCCGCCGCGCTGCGCGCCGCCGTGGCCGTCGAGCTGATCCACGCCTATTCGCTGGTTCACGATGACATGCCGTGCATGGACAACGACTTGCTGCGCCGTGGCAAGCCCACCGTCCATGTGCAATTCGGCGAGGCCCAAGCCTTGCTCGCCGGGGACGCGATGCAAGCCCTGGCCTTTGAAATTCTCACCCCTGATGACGAGCCGGCCCTGCCGCCCGCGTTGCAGGCGCGTCTGGTGCAGTTGTTGGCGCGGGCGTCCGGCCAGCAAGGCATGGCCGGCGGGCAGGCCATCGACTTGGCCAGCGTCGGCAAAGCCCTGGACGAAGCCACCCTGCGCGACATGCACCGCCGCAAAACCGGCGCCCTGCTGCAAGCCAGCGTGCTCATGGGCGCCGCCTGCGGTGCGACGCAGGCCGGCGCTTGGGATGCGCTGTCCGAGTACGGCGCCGCGCTGGGCCTGGCCTTTCAGGTGGTGGACGACATCCTCGACGTCACGCAAGCGTCAGAAGTGCTGGGCAAGACCGCCGGCAAGGATCAGGATGCCAACAAGCCGACCTACGTCACCATGCTGGGTCTGGATGCGGCGCGTCAGTACGCCAACGACCTTCACTCCCAGGCGTTGTCGGCTTTGACTCGTGCGGGGTTGACGGCACCGCTGTTGGTCAGCTTGGCTGACCGCTTGGTGATCCGCCAGAGTTGA
- the dxs gene encoding 1-deoxy-D-xylulose-5-phosphate synthase yields MNHPLLETIQSPQDVRRLNRAQLKTLAAELRDFLLHSVSRTGGHLSSNLGTVELTIALHHVFHTPEDRLVWDVGHQSYPHKILTGRREAMATLKQLDGISGFPRRCESEYDTFGTGHSSTSISAALGMAHAARLKGESRRAVAIIGDGALTGGMAFEALNHGGYDGGAGLPDMLVILNDNDMSISPPVGALNGYLARLMSGRFYAAAREGAKSVLRNTPLYEIAKRLEEHAKGMVVPGTIFEEFGFNYVGPIDGHDLDSLVPTLENLRHAKGPQFLHVVTKKGRGYKLAEADPINYHGPGKFDPAIGLQKPATAPKQTFTQVFGQWLCDMAAADARLVGITPAMREGSGMVEFQQRFPTRYHDVGIAEQHAVTFAAGLACEGLKPVVAIYSTFLQRGYDQLIHDVALQNLPVVFALDRAGIVGADGATHCGAYDIAYIRCIPNMSLLTPADERECRQALTTAFQQNHPVAVRYPRGSGAGTPTDGALEVLPWGQGEVRRPGQRVALLAFGTLLYPALQAAEALDATVANMRFAKPLDEALVLELARTHTALVTLEEGCLPGGAGSAVLETLARAGVTVPVLNLGIPDAFIEHGDPAKLHSLLGLDAAGIERAIRQRFPFVDAA; encoded by the coding sequence ATGAATCATCCGTTGCTGGAAACCATCCAATCGCCGCAGGACGTGCGCCGTCTCAACCGAGCCCAGCTCAAGACGCTGGCTGCCGAGCTGCGGGACTTTTTGTTGCACAGCGTCAGCCGCACCGGGGGCCATTTGTCGTCCAACTTGGGCACGGTGGAACTGACGATCGCGCTGCACCACGTGTTCCACACCCCCGAGGATCGTTTGGTCTGGGACGTGGGCCACCAAAGCTACCCGCACAAAATCCTCACCGGTCGGCGCGAAGCCATGGCCACGCTGAAACAACTCGACGGCATCAGCGGCTTCCCCCGCCGCTGCGAAAGCGAGTACGACACCTTCGGCACCGGCCACTCTTCGACCTCCATTTCGGCGGCGCTGGGCATGGCGCACGCGGCGCGGTTGAAGGGCGAGAGCCGGCGCGCCGTGGCCATCATCGGCGATGGTGCGCTCACCGGCGGCATGGCCTTCGAAGCGCTGAACCACGGTGGCTACGACGGCGGCGCCGGCCTGCCCGACATGCTGGTGATCTTGAACGACAACGACATGTCGATCTCGCCGCCCGTGGGTGCGCTGAACGGCTACCTGGCGCGGCTCATGAGCGGGCGTTTTTACGCTGCCGCCCGTGAGGGCGCCAAAAGTGTGCTGCGCAACACGCCGCTGTACGAGATCGCCAAACGGCTCGAAGAACACGCCAAAGGCATGGTGGTGCCGGGCACGATCTTCGAAGAGTTTGGTTTCAACTACGTCGGCCCGATCGATGGGCACGACTTGGATTCGCTGGTGCCGACGCTGGAAAACCTGCGCCACGCCAAGGGGCCGCAGTTTCTGCACGTCGTCACCAAAAAAGGACGCGGCTACAAGCTGGCCGAGGCCGACCCGATCAACTACCACGGCCCCGGCAAGTTTGACCCGGCCATCGGGCTGCAAAAACCCGCCACCGCGCCCAAACAAACCTTCACCCAGGTGTTCGGCCAGTGGTTGTGTGACATGGCCGCCGCCGATGCGCGCCTGGTCGGCATCACGCCGGCGATGCGCGAAGGGTCGGGCATGGTCGAGTTCCAGCAGCGTTTCCCGACGCGCTATCACGATGTGGGCATCGCCGAGCAACATGCCGTGACGTTCGCCGCCGGGCTGGCCTGCGAGGGCCTGAAACCCGTGGTGGCGATTTATTCGACCTTCCTGCAACGCGGTTACGACCAGCTCATCCACGATGTGGCGTTGCAAAACCTGCCAGTGGTGTTTGCGTTGGATCGCGCCGGCATCGTCGGTGCCGATGGCGCAACGCATTGCGGGGCGTACGACATCGCTTACATCCGCTGCATTCCGAACATGAGCCTGCTCACGCCCGCCGATGAGCGCGAATGCCGCCAGGCGCTGACGACGGCGTTCCAGCAAAACCATCCGGTGGCCGTGCGCTACCCACGCGGCAGTGGCGCGGGCACGCCCACGGACGGCGCATTGGAAGTGCTGCCCTGGGGCCAAGGCGAAGTGCGTCGCCCAGGCCAGCGCGTGGCGTTGTTGGCGTTTGGCACCTTGTTGTATCCGGCGCTGCAAGCCGCCGAAGCGCTGGATGCCACCGTGGCCAACATGCGCTTCGCCAAGCCGCTGGACGAAGCCCTGGTGCTCGAACTGGCGCGCACGCACACGGCCCTGGTGACGCTGGAAGAAGGTTGCTTGCCCGGCGGCGCGGGCAGTGCGGTGCTCGAAACCCTGGCGCGTGCCGGGGTGACGGTGCCGGTGCTGAACCTGGGCATCCCCGATGCGTTCATCGAGCATGGCGACCCGGCCAAGCTGCACAGCTTGCTGGGGCTGGATGCAGCGGGCATCGAGCGGGCCATTCGCCAGCGTTTCCCCTTCGTGGATGCGGCCTGA
- the xseB gene encoding exodeoxyribonuclease VII small subunit: MPDAHAPTPLPEPASYEQALAELEHLVQAMEAGRLPLDQLMNSHHRATALLAFCREQLQALETQVQRLDASTGQLTAWSAA; the protein is encoded by the coding sequence ATGCCAGACGCCCACGCGCCCACCCCGCTCCCCGAACCCGCCAGCTACGAACAAGCCCTGGCCGAGTTGGAACATCTGGTGCAGGCCATGGAGGCCGGGCGGCTGCCGCTGGATCAGCTCATGAACAGCCACCACCGTGCCACCGCTTTGCTGGCGTTTTGCCGCGAGCAGTTGCAAGCCCTCGAAACGCAGGTGCAGCGGCTCGACGCCAGCACCGGCCAACTCACCGCCTGGAGCGCCGCATGA
- a CDS encoding DEAD/DEAH box helicase codes for MAIFPQGLTQIGERCNPGERRTLHQLKRCLSDDYLVWHNIPIGPRARQPDFVVLSPRQGVLLLEVKDWKATTLTDANRDAVTLNTARGTVTEAHPLRQAQGYCMELVQLMQQDPVLIHKEGRFAGKLVFPYGWGAVFSRIRAAEVADTEFFDIFPRERVLMADDLDDTLPPSEFATRLWGMFTVSYPHTLSAEQRDRIRWHLFPEVRITPRQLDLEWSDAAAPDDATATPPVAVLPDLLHVMDLQQEQLARSLGEGHRVIHGAAGSGKTMILVFRAHQLAQAARPEQPVLVLCYNRQLAHAIGAQLHQRGCDEPHVQVRTFHAWCIDMARQHRLPVPTLGLGSDDYPKVVAAVAEALRDGTIPAGQYTAVLLDEAHDLENDWLRMMPTLVSPSTQSLLVLYDDTQSIYQKQRRRFNFASVGIQARGRTHTLKINYRNTAEVLALSMRCAQNLLPPPEGEARAGAYPTLEGTATVLHTAEEAPISAWVRPTSAGRHGPRPVLIEARTKAEEAQLVAERVEAALAQRGDASDILILYRAQSMVEAVERALEKRQIAFQSMTSGRRINWQRAGVKVMTMHSAKGLECPLVFVVGLQGLPTMYENFDEAVRLLYVAMTRATHELVLSACGSSAVVAQVKSALAQEG; via the coding sequence ATGGCGATTTTTCCCCAAGGTCTCACCCAGATCGGTGAACGATGCAACCCCGGTGAGCGCCGAACCCTGCACCAGCTCAAGCGCTGCCTGAGCGACGATTACCTGGTCTGGCACAACATCCCCATTGGCCCCCGAGCGCGGCAGCCGGATTTTGTGGTTCTCAGCCCGCGCCAGGGCGTGCTGCTGCTGGAAGTCAAAGACTGGAAAGCCACCACGCTGACCGACGCCAACCGGGACGCCGTGACCTTGAACACCGCACGCGGCACCGTCACCGAAGCTCATCCGTTGCGTCAAGCGCAGGGCTATTGCATGGAGCTTGTTCAACTCATGCAGCAAGACCCGGTGTTGATCCACAAGGAAGGCCGTTTCGCCGGCAAGCTGGTGTTTCCGTATGGCTGGGGGGCGGTGTTTTCACGCATTCGGGCGGCAGAGGTGGCCGATACCGAGTTTTTCGACATCTTCCCGCGTGAACGGGTGCTGATGGCCGACGATCTCGACGACACCCTGCCCCCCAGCGAGTTCGCCACCCGGCTGTGGGGCATGTTCACGGTGAGTTATCCGCACACCCTGAGCGCCGAGCAGCGGGATCGCATCCGCTGGCACCTGTTTCCCGAAGTGCGCATCACCCCGCGACAGCTCGATTTAGAGTGGAGCGATGCCGCCGCGCCCGACGATGCCACCGCCACGCCCCCCGTGGCGGTGTTGCCCGACCTGCTGCACGTCATGGACTTGCAGCAAGAGCAGTTGGCGCGTTCGTTGGGCGAGGGGCACCGCGTCATCCACGGCGCGGCGGGGTCGGGCAAGACGATGATCCTGGTTTTTCGCGCTCATCAACTCGCCCAAGCGGCGCGGCCTGAGCAGCCCGTGCTGGTGCTTTGTTACAACCGCCAACTGGCCCATGCCATCGGTGCGCAACTGCACCAGCGTGGATGTGATGAACCGCACGTCCAAGTGCGTACCTTCCATGCGTGGTGCATCGACATGGCACGACAGCACCGCCTGCCCGTGCCAACGCTGGGCCTGGGTTCAGACGATTACCCCAAAGTGGTGGCCGCCGTGGCCGAGGCCCTGCGCGACGGCACAATCCCCGCAGGCCAATACACGGCGGTGCTGCTCGACGAAGCCCACGACTTGGAAAACGACTGGCTGCGCATGATGCCCACCCTCGTCAGCCCCAGCACACAAAGCCTGCTGGTGCTCTACGACGACACGCAATCGATCTACCAAAAGCAGCGCCGGCGTTTCAACTTTGCCAGCGTGGGCATCCAAGCGCGGGGGCGCACGCACACGCTCAAGATCAACTATCGGAACACGGCGGAGGTGCTGGCGCTGTCCATGCGCTGCGCCCAAAACCTGCTGCCGCCGCCGGAAGGGGAGGCCCGTGCCGGCGCCTATCCCACGCTGGAGGGCACGGCCACGGTGTTGCACACCGCCGAAGAAGCTCCGATCAGCGCCTGGGTGCGCCCCACCAGCGCCGGGCGACATGGCCCGCGCCCGGTGCTGATCGAAGCGCGCACCAAGGCCGAGGAGGCCCAACTGGTGGCCGAGCGCGTCGAAGCTGCGTTGGCGCAAAGGGGCGATGCTTCAGACATCCTCATCCTCTACCGGGCGCAATCGATGGTCGAGGCGGTGGAGCGGGCGTTGGAGAAGCGGCAGATTGCGTTTCAATCGATGACGAGCGGGCGACGCATCAACTGGCAGCGGGCCGGCGTCAAGGTGATGACCATGCACAGCGCCAAGGGGCTGGAGTGTCCGCTGGTGTTCGTGGTCGGGTTGCAGGGCCTGCCGACGATGTACGAAAACTTCGACGAAGCCGTGCGCTTGCTGTACGTCGCCATGACACGCGCCACGCACGAGCTGGTGTTGTCGGCGTGCGGGTCGTCGGCGGTGGTGGCGCAGGTGAAGTCTGCGCTGGCACAAGAAGGGTGA
- the draG gene encoding ADP-ribosyl-[dinitrogen reductase] hydrolase: MSDLDRLFDKALGAYLGLAIGDALGATVEFMRPREIQAQYGTHREMVGGGWLKLARGQVTDDTTMSLALGDALTQGGAPELRALAHGDEALVRRIGQAYVGWWRGKPVDCGNTCRRGILRFMHEGTLAGPQNDGDAGNGAVMRNLPAVLATLWNDAAFESLSLAQARLTHHNPLSDAATLGLGQMTRLLLRGASVFEVQGWAEAWVQRYPIFRYAPYKGRATAYVVDTVQTVLHGLFTQPDAEAAIVAVVNQGDDADTTGALVGMLAGAHCGARALPRHWLDRLQPATVRAITEQTGALLALAGELAEEPAHV, from the coding sequence ATGTCTGATTTGGATCGCTTGTTCGACAAGGCGCTGGGCGCCTACCTCGGCCTGGCCATCGGCGACGCCTTGGGCGCCACGGTGGAATTCATGCGCCCGCGTGAAATCCAGGCCCAATACGGCACCCACCGCGAGATGGTGGGCGGCGGCTGGCTCAAACTGGCACGCGGCCAAGTCACCGATGACACCACCATGAGCCTCGCCTTGGGCGATGCCCTCACCCAAGGCGGTGCCCCCGAGCTGCGCGCCCTGGCGCACGGAGATGAAGCGCTGGTGCGCCGCATCGGCCAAGCGTACGTCGGTTGGTGGCGCGGCAAGCCGGTGGACTGTGGCAACACCTGCCGCCGGGGCATCCTGCGTTTCATGCACGAAGGCACCCTGGCCGGGCCGCAAAACGATGGCGATGCCGGCAACGGCGCCGTGATGCGCAACCTGCCCGCCGTGTTGGCCACGCTGTGGAACGATGCGGCGTTTGAATCGCTCTCGCTGGCGCAGGCGCGGCTGACGCACCACAACCCGCTGTCCGACGCGGCCACGCTCGGCCTGGGGCAGATGACGCGCTTGCTCCTGCGCGGCGCCTCAGTGTTCGAGGTGCAAGGCTGGGCTGAAGCATGGGTGCAGCGTTACCCGATCTTCCGTTACGCTCCCTACAAAGGCCGCGCCACGGCCTATGTGGTGGACACGGTGCAAACCGTGCTGCATGGCCTGTTCACCCAGCCGGATGCCGAAGCGGCCATCGTCGCCGTGGTCAACCAGGGGGACGATGCGGACACGACCGGTGCGCTCGTCGGCATGTTGGCGGGCGCACACTGCGGCGCCCGTGCGTTGCCGCGCCACTGGTTGGATCGGCTGCAACCGGCCACGGTGCGGGCCATCACCGAACAGACCGGCGCCCTGCTCGCCCTGGCCGGTGAACTGGCGGAGGAACCGGCCCATGTCTGA
- a CDS encoding NAD(+)--dinitrogen-reductase ADP-D-ribosyltransferase: MNLAAEHSPSPDPHPRHWYSTNLVGVPAPVLTSLEFNAHPALLSIAGVRPSHKGLFALLARAHTLREAGEVFDHYLTIVFGLQKPSAQELATLCETEGRRWRSSWRKLLQGWGMDSNGPAGAVLKGWVESRFGMTPLFHKDPLGRFPSPPWVTYLEEKTASRYHNNSIYQQVDLVYEYTQWALRRFALPEPSSPYAPEPARFTCCRASERRAAGRLAPEGDDDHHLRLWRGSTRAEEQVVNGGLRERRCVIRLNNIASFSRSREAASCFGDWVFETRVPLSKVVVAPGMLPGQVLQGEQEVLALGGDYEVEASYV, from the coding sequence ATGAACCTGGCGGCCGAGCATTCCCCCTCACCTGATCCCCACCCCCGACACTGGTACAGCACCAACTTGGTCGGCGTACCCGCCCCGGTGCTCACCAGCTTGGAGTTCAACGCCCACCCGGCGCTGTTGTCCATCGCGGGGGTGCGGCCCTCGCACAAAGGGCTGTTTGCGCTGCTGGCCCGTGCCCACACGCTGCGCGAAGCCGGCGAGGTGTTCGACCATTACCTCACCATCGTCTTCGGCCTGCAAAAACCCAGCGCCCAAGAACTCGCCACCTTGTGCGAAACCGAAGGCCGCCGTTGGCGCAGCTCCTGGCGCAAGCTGTTGCAGGGCTGGGGCATGGATTCGAACGGCCCGGCTGGCGCCGTCCTCAAAGGCTGGGTGGAAAGCCGATTCGGCATGACACCGCTGTTCCACAAAGACCCCTTGGGGCGCTTCCCCTCACCGCCGTGGGTGACATATCTGGAAGAAAAAACCGCCAGCCGCTATCACAACAACAGCATTTACCAGCAGGTGGATCTGGTGTACGAGTACACCCAATGGGCGTTGCGCCGCTTCGCCCTGCCCGAACCCAGCTCGCCCTACGCCCCCGAACCGGCACGTTTCACCTGTTGCCGCGCCAGCGAGCGCCGCGCCGCTGGCCGCCTGGCCCCCGAGGGCGACGACGATCACCACCTGCGCCTCTGGCGTGGCAGCACCCGCGCCGAAGAACAGGTCGTCAACGGAGGGTTGCGGGAACGGCGTTGTGTGATTCGGCTCAACAACATCGCCTCGTTCAGCCGTTCACGCGAGGCCGCCTCGTGTTTTGGCGATTGGGTGTTTGAAACCCGCGTGCCCCTGTCCAAAGTGGTGGTGGCCCCCGGCATGTTGCCCGGCCAGGTGTTGCAGGGTGAGCAAGAAGTGCTGGCCCTGGGCGGCGACTATGAAGTGGAGGCTTCCTATGTCTGA
- a CDS encoding Lcl C-terminal domain-containing protein, whose translation MVKLGLTLLSFSWSLCPENPPIQTMQELGNMFGAKVSHGGGVLAWCGVVVTLALTGCGKKEEALLVEAQPAPQPLIASRYRPSADGSEITDTQTGLTWQRCSVGQRWSGSSCEGEAKIFTFGEALAQAGNGWRVPTVREFQSLRVCSTGFEAKTLDFQDGKAKVSYACSYGSARPTIHTGAFPNTPLLHHWASPLLGDSSDSAWSVVFYDGSLGLSGRGYGHHVRLVR comes from the coding sequence ATGGTGAAGTTGGGGCTGACATTGTTGAGTTTTTCATGGTCACTCTGCCCCGAAAATCCCCCCATCCAAACGATGCAGGAGCTGGGAAACATGTTCGGAGCAAAGGTGAGCCACGGGGGTGGCGTGCTGGCGTGGTGTGGAGTGGTGGTCACGTTGGCGCTGACGGGGTGCGGGAAAAAAGAGGAGGCGTTGCTGGTTGAAGCACAGCCGGCCCCGCAGCCGTTGATCGCCAGCCGTTACCGCCCTTCGGCGGATGGCAGCGAGATCACCGATACCCAAACCGGGCTCACCTGGCAGCGGTGCAGCGTGGGGCAGCGCTGGAGTGGTTCAAGCTGTGAGGGTGAGGCCAAAATATTCACGTTTGGTGAAGCCCTGGCCCAGGCGGGCAACGGCTGGCGCGTGCCGACGGTGCGGGAATTCCAAAGCCTGCGAGTGTGTTCGACAGGGTTCGAGGCTAAAACGCTCGATTTTCAAGACGGGAAGGCGAAGGTTTCCTACGCGTGCAGCTATGGCAGCGCCCGGCCTACGATCCACACCGGGGCGTTTCCTAATACACCTTTACTGCATCACTGGGCTTCGCCCCTGCTGGGGGACAGTTCCGACAGCGCCTGGAGCGTTGTTTTCTACGACGGTAGCCTCGGCCTCAGTGGCCGCGGCTACGGTCACCATGTCCGGCTGGTGCGGTAG
- the folE2 gene encoding GTP cyclohydrolase FolE2 has protein sequence MTHLTEALHIPDTQSERDERHVAIQRVGVKGVRYPLTVRVGGAEQSTAARWTLDVALPAEQKGTHMSRFVAWLEALDAPMDAAELHRQLAVMLDKLHASEGSIEARFAFFIKKRAPVSGLQSLLDHEGAFVAERRNGRDAIWLEVGVPVKSLCPCSKEISDYGAHNQRSLVTIRVELADPLGAPIQWHELVRYAEESASSEIWPMLKRADEKWITERAYENPKFVEDLVRDVALRLNADVRIGRYRVEVENFESIHNHSAWACIER, from the coding sequence ATGACCCATCTCACCGAAGCTCTGCACATCCCCGACACCCAAAGCGAACGCGACGAGCGCCATGTGGCGATCCAGCGCGTGGGCGTCAAGGGTGTGCGTTACCCGCTCACCGTGCGCGTGGGCGGTGCCGAACAATCCACCGCCGCCCGTTGGACGTTGGACGTGGCCTTGCCTGCCGAGCAAAAAGGCACGCACATGTCGCGCTTCGTGGCGTGGCTGGAAGCGCTGGACGCGCCGATGGACGCCGCCGAGCTGCACCGCCAGCTCGCCGTGATGCTGGACAAGCTGCACGCCAGCGAAGGCAGCATCGAAGCGCGGTTTGCGTTTTTCATCAAGAAGCGGGCGCCGGTGTCGGGCCTGCAAAGTTTGTTGGATCACGAAGGGGCGTTCGTGGCCGAGCGCCGCAACGGGCGGGATGCGATTTGGCTCGAAGTCGGTGTGCCGGTGAAAAGCCTGTGCCCGTGCTCCAAAGAAATCTCAGACTACGGAGCGCACAACCAGCGCTCGCTGGTGACGATTCGCGTGGAGCTGGCCGATCCGCTGGGGGCGCCGATTCAGTGGCATGAATTGGTGCGCTACGCCGAAGAGTCAGCGTCCAGCGAAATTTGGCCGATGCTCAAGCGCGCCGATGAAAAGTGGATCACCGAACGCGCTTACGAAAACCCGAAGTTCGTCGAAGACTTGGTGCGCGACGTGGCGCTGCGCTTGAACGCCGATGTGCGCATCGGGCGTTATCGGGTGGAGGTGGAGAACTTTGAGTCGATCCACAACCATTCGGCTTGGGCGTGTATTGAGCGGTAG